A stretch of Lachancea thermotolerans CBS 6340 chromosome D complete sequence DNA encodes these proteins:
- the PTA1 gene encoding RNA-processing protein PTA1 (similar to uniprot|Q01329 Saccharomyces cerevisiae YAL043C PTA1 Subunit of holo-CPF a multiprotein complex and functional homolog of mammalian CPSF required for the cleavage and polyadenylation of mRNA and snoRNA 3' ends involved in pre-tRNA processing binds to the phosphorylated CTD of RNAPII): MSSEVLQLAQARELAMDNKPGEMLPKVLDTAMALHRSSRSPSVELGRLCAKLFLDVASHEAVVSSEKPFLASQHLGELWKLCSSSTDHSTLRDGILGLSRCYDWLFDLVAKTSNKELWETLCQFRSFVLSKWKTVYPLTPSEDSLQDHSRSLGVKLATVKFISTLVIVHTPGNSGISIASVPENHPVITGKSQLESGAKKLLGFLLSYLSEEPMMVASLFIGVLNCLAFVMKRRPQATYHILGGLLRFNVDMKYQQNAESVLQYRLAKRFVERCYKVFVQFGLKSQLIKNSGNMAQYHAKLSKISQTLHIIGEETKAKGIMNFDPKQVERKMPSRERAKYVTALKASNQNSSSRNNSTQPRMSPDMQLLTELQKYTMSKNSSAGFFNTSPIAFDSTYASVYSLMNSKHSEIDVSKLSPAVMAKLCTECLYQTDTNKMISGLSIVASRYTDLMNKASQATDNKKRPLEADTVQQPSKKREVVKQPEDEELSEDEDKQEFTLGAPAPMSEEEKKQHFIRIVGHIMAVKDSEEEPGASNEVPVNMLHKVRLLDWNNKTSWLTLLTRLASRGVSHNEEMSNTARQAIYDYFIEDFGNRVAVVIEWLSEEWYYESLNNEKGETPVYDQWSLKILDALIPFLEVSHRRLFIRLVSELPRLSQEHVDKIRSLCLDPLRGSLGFQSLKFMVMFRPPVKPHIAKLLTSMKEQDESVREQCEAVLAKFY, encoded by the coding sequence ATGTCGAGCGAGGTGTTACAGCTGGCTCAAGCCAGAGAGTTGGCTATGGATAACAAGCCGGGTGAGATGCTCCCCAAAGTGCTGGATACAGCAATGGCTTTGCATCGCTCGTCTCGCTCTCCTTCAGTCGAGTTGGGAAGATTATGTGCTAAATTGTTCTTAGACGTTGCGAGCCATGAAGCAGTAGTATCAAGCGAAAAACCCTTCCTCGCTTCTCAGCATTTGGGGGAATTGTGGAAACtgtgcagcagcagcacaGACCACTCAACCTTACGTGACGGTATCTTAGGTTTGAGTAGGTGTTATGACTGGCtttttgatcttgttgCCAAAACGTCTAACAAAGAGCTGTGGGAAACATTGTGCCAGTTCAGGTCTTTCGTCCTTTCTAAGTGGAAAACCGTTTATCCTTTGACTCCATCTGAAGACTCGCTACAGGACCATTCGAGATCTCTTGGGGTCAAATTAGCAACGGTTAAGTTCATATCCACCTTAGTGATTGTCCACACACCGGGCAATTCGGGAATTAGCATTGCTTCTGTACCAGAAAACCATCCGGTTATCACGGGCAAAAGCCAACTTGAGTCTGGAGCTAAAAAATTACTAGGGTTCTTACTGAGCTACCTGTCGGAGGAGCCAATGATGGTTGCATCTTTATTTATTGGTGTACTCAATTGCTTGGCGTTTGtgatgaaaagaaggccgcAGGCCACTTATCACATCCTTGGGGGCCTGCTTAGGTTTAATGTTGATATGAAATACCAGCAGAATGCAGAATCTGTACTCCAATACAGGTTGGCCAAGAGATTTGTAGAACGTTGCTATAAAGTGTTTGTCCAGTTTGGTCTTAAATCTCAGCTTATAAAGAACTCTGGCAATATGGCACAGTATCACGCCAAACTATCGAAGATTTCTCAAACACTTCATATAATAGGTGAGGAAACAAAGGCTAAGGGCATCATGAACTTTGATCCGAAGCAGGTGGAACGCAAAATGCCTTCTAGGGAACGCGCAAAGTATGTTACTGCCCTGAAAGCGTCTAATCAGAACAGCTCCTCACGAAACAACAGCACACAACCTCGCATGTCACCAGATATGCAGCTCTTAACAGAACTGCAAAAGTACACAATgtccaaaaactcatctGCTGGTTTCTTTAACACATCGCCGATCGCCTTCGATAGCACATATGCCTCCGTTTACTCTCTTATGAACAGTAAGCACTCTGAAATTGACGTATCAAAACTTTCTCCAGCTGTCATGGCCAAGCTTTGTACCGAGTGTCTTTACCAGACTGACACTAATAAAATGATTTCAGGACTGTCTATAGTAGCATCTCGCTATACTGACTTAATGAATAAAGCTTCGCAAGCAACAGATAATAAAAAACGACCCCTTGAGGCCGACACAGTCCAGCAGCCTAGCAAGAAACGGGAGGTCGTAAAGCAGCCcgaggacgaagaactttctgaggacgaagacAAGCAGGAATTCACTCTCGGAGCCCCGGCGCCAATGTccgaagaagagaagaaacaGCATTTTATTCGTATTGTGGGCCACATTATGGCCGTAAAAGATTCGGAAGAGGAACCAGGCGCCAGCAACGAAGTTCCAGTTAACATGTTGCATAAGGTGAGACTACTCGACTGGAACAATAAAACCTCATGGCTTACGCTTTTGACAAGGTTGGCGAGCCGGGGTGTCAGCCACAATGAAGAAATGAGTAACACAGCTCGCCAGGCTATCTACGATTACTTTATCGAAGACTTTGGTAACCGTGTGGCTGTGGTTATTGAATGGCTGAGTGAGGAATGGTATTACGAATCTTTAAATAACGAGAAGGGTGAGACCCCAGTATACGACCAATGGTCACTCAAAATCCTGGATGCACTGATACCATTCTTGGAAGTTTCTCACAGGCGACTTTTCATTAGACTCGTTAGTGAATTGCCGCGTCTGTCCCAAGAGCACGTTGACAAAATTAGATCTCTTTGTCTTGATCCCCTAAGAGGCTCTCTGGGGTTCCAGTCGCTTAAGTTCATGGTAATGTTTAGACCGCCTGTCAAACCCCATATTGCGAAGCTGCTAACGAGCATGAAAGAGCAAGATGAGTCCGTGAGAGAGCAATGCGAAGCCGTACTTGCCAAATTCTACTAA
- the HAP5 gene encoding Hap5p (similar to uniprot|Q02516 Saccharomyces cerevisiae YOR358W HAP5 Subunit of the heme-activated glucose-repressed Hap2/3/4/5 CCAAT-binding complex a transcriptional activator and global regulator of respiratory gene expression required for assembly and DNA binding activity of the complex), with the protein MDPHPEEEEIDVFRNVGQGLVGPYREITIQYWQELINEIEMTNEPGSPHQDDFKSHSLPLARIKKVMKTDEDVRMISAEAPILFAKACEIFITELTMRAWCIAEEHKRRTLQKSDIAQALLKSDMFDFLIDIVPRNIE; encoded by the coding sequence ATGGATCCGCACcctgaagaagaggagattGACGTTTTTCGCAATGTTGGACAAGGCCTCGTTGGCCCGTACCGTGAAATAACAATTCAGTACTGGCAAGAGCTTATCAATGAAATCGAGATGACCAATGAGCCAGGGAGTCCACATCAAGATGACTTTAAATCGCATTCGCTTCCCCTGGCAAGGATTAAAAAGGTCATGAAAACAGACGAGGACGTGAGGATGATTAGCGCAGAAGCCCCAATTCTCTTCGCTAAGGCTTGCGAAATATTCATCACGGAACTAACTATGCGTGCCTGGTGCATTGCTGAAGAGCACAAAAGGCGCACTTTGCAAAAGAGCGATATCGCCCAAGCCTTACTCAAGAGTGATATGTTTGATTTTTTAATCGATATAGTTCCTCGGAACATAGAGTGA
- the SNX3 gene encoding Snx3p (similar to uniprot|Q08826 Saccharomyces cerevisiae YOR357C) has translation MRQFQSFSSSIESSLPQPHKQQSSSEIYAEPENFLEIEVTNPKTHFPHPDHRGMFTDYELICRTNVPAFTKRMSRVRRRYSDFELFRKCLLKELSLSSHPKIAVPHLPGKILLGNRFNDEVIQERMQSLNKWMIAVAGHPLLQSGSKVLVRFVEDEKFTG, from the coding sequence ATGCGGCAGTTTCAATCGTTTAGTTCAAGCATCGAGTCCAGCCTACCACAGCCGCACAAGCAGCAAAGCTCTAGCGAGATCTACGCGGAGCCAGAAAACTTCTTAGAGATTGAAGTTACAAACCCAAAGACTCACTTCCCACATCCAGACCACCGTGGCATGTTCACAGACTATGAACTGATTTGTCGCACGAATGTTCCAGCTTTTACAAAGCGCATGAGTCGTGTCAGACGCCGCTATTCCGATTTCGAACTCTTTCGCAAGTGTTTGCTCAAGGAGCTATCGCTGTCAAGCCACCCCAAGATTGCGGTGCCGCACCTGCCTGGGAAGATTCTACTGGGTAATCGCTTCAATGATGAGGTTATCCAAGAGCGCATGCAGAGTCTTAACAAGTGGATGATCGCGGTGGCTGGCCACCCATTACTACAGAGCGGGTCGAAAGTGCTGGTGCGGTTTGTTGAAGACGAGAAGTTCACCGGCTGA
- the ERV46 gene encoding retrograde cargo receptor ERV46 (similar to uniprot|P39727 Saccharomyces cerevisiae YAL042W ERV46 Protein localized to COPII-coated vesicles forms a complex with Erv41p involved in the membrane fusion stage of transport) yields the protein MKKSKLLSIDAFAKTEEDVRIRTRTGGLITLSCVVVTFLLLLSEWFHLKEVVTRPQLVVDRDRHLKLDLNMDITFPHIPCYLLNMDIMDSAGEMQLEVLNKGWSKTRLDPSGQVLDTKQFKPGKDVVDYAPEDENYCGPCYGARDQSKNDEVNVDERVCCQTCDDVREAYAEKQWAFFDGKNIEQCEREGYVEQVNEHIEEGCRIKGMAKLNRIGGNLHFAPGKGFHNIRGHFHDASLYQNSPSLNFNHIIHHLSFGKEVEDITGQGASTAPLDGTNVSPEFDTHKHQFSYFAKIVPTRYEYLSGETVETTQFTTTYHSRPLKGGRDSDHPTTLHSQGGFPSVYFYFEMSPLKVINKQQYAQSWSGFWLNCITSIGGVLAVGTVLDKITYKAQRSMWGKKST from the coding sequence atgaagaagtcaaAGCTGTTATCCATTGATGCGTTTGCCAAGACGGAGGAAGACGTCCGTATAAGGACCAGAACCGGTGGACTTATCACGCTATCGTGTGTTGTTGTCAcctttcttcttttgctaAGCGAATGGTTTCATTTGAAGGAAGTCGTAACTCGGCCCCAGCTTGTGGTCGATAGGGACCGTCATCTTAAGCTAGATTTGAACATGGATATAACCTTCCCTCACATTCCCTGCTACCTGCTGAACATGGACATCATGGACAGCGCAGGAGAAATGCAGCTCGAAGTTCTCAACAAAGGTTGGAGTAAGACTCGTCTTGATCCATCAGGCCAAGTCTTGGACACCAAGCAGTTCAAGCCAGGGAAAGATGTGGTGGATTACGCTCCAGAAGACGAAAACTATTGCGGTCCGTGCTATGGGGCCCGAGACCAATCTAAGAATGATGAGGTGAACGTAGATGAAAGGGTATGCTGCCAGACGTGTGACGATGTCCGCGAAGCGTACGCAGAAAAGCAATGGGCCTTCTTTGATGGTAAGAACATTGAGCAGTGTGAACGCGAAGGGTATGTCGAGCAGGTCAATGAGCACATAGAAGAGGGGTGCAGAATTAAAGGTATGGCGAAGCTGAATAGAATTGGGGGCAATCTTCATTTTGCTCCAGGCAAGGGTTTTCATAATATTAGAGGCCATTTCCACGATGCCTCGTTGTACCAGAACTCTCCAAGCTTGAATTTTAACCATATCATTCACCATCTCAGCTTTGGCAAAGAGGTTGAAGACATTACTGGCCAAGGTGCGTCTACTGCGCCTTTAGACGGTACTAATGTTAGCCCTGAATTTGATACGCATAAACATCAGTTCTCGTACTTTGCCAAGATTGTTCCAACTAGGTACGAGTACCTAAGCGGGGAGACGGTTGAGACCACCCAATTTACCACCACATACCACTCGAGACCCTTGAAGGGCGGTCGCGACTCCGATCATCCCACAACACTCCACTCTCAGGGTGGCTTTCCCAGCGTTTACTTCTACTTTGAGATGTCTCCGCTCAAGGTGATAAACAAGCAGCAGTATGCACAATCGTGGTCTGGCTTCTGGCTCAACTGCATTACAAGTATTGGAGGTGTCCTAGCCGTAGGAACAGTTCTGGATAAAATTACCTATAAAGCTCAGAGGTCTATGTGGGGCAAGAAGAGCACCTAA
- the CDC24 gene encoding Rho family guanine nucleotide exchange factor CDC24 (some similarities with uniprot|P11433 Saccharomyces cerevisiae YAL041W CDC24 Guanine nucleotide exchange factor (GEF or GDP-release factor) for Cdc42p required for polarity establishment and maintenance and mutants have morphological defects in bud formation and shmooing): MAIQSQSTVSLPTSVTQSTQSLLNRKVSTEDSLYHICLTIQKRLELLPQIRPYLNLAHASSELLSERQALLLSQKQQLSQQHHRSVGSAMSGNSGAAGVKNGLDRRISSLSASSFNEDPEASSISVEETVVTFSMGILPISMDCDPVTQLSQLFQQGSPLCIIFNAVKPQYKLPVVSSDDLKICKKSIYDFILACKKYFTFSDEELFTISDVFSNDTEHFIKVLDVVKTLMDSAPQVLPQIPVEHIKWSNTDRGKVVREFIETERKYVYDLEILNQYRNQLLQRGIINSEELYMLFPNLSDIIDFQRRFLISMEINGQVDPSKQRIGALFMHSKHFFKLYEPWSIGQNAAIDFISSSFDKMAGSDFVIGNKLELQSFLLKPVQRLCKYPLLLKELLQQAKDSANYKELELAWEISKSIARSINENQRRTENHEVVKKLYDRVVNWKGYRIAKFGELLYFDKVAISTGNGNESEHEFEVYLFEKIIILFSELVQKKGNSISLKKKASSASTITLQHMSGSGNNLNSHGSSGDSKLDLRGRIMIVNLNQVSPIDNRSLSIIWESPKEQGNFVLKFKNEETRDNWCSSLQSLLRQIRSESLKSSNSDRSSFSSNTYYPHYSMNSINSSQNRRISDVLPKQHTHQSFENEYRSISENYRTSIPESTLLVRISYQNDFYTVLVEVDSGIDNMLQIVKRKLTHVGNISKIKYQDEDGDYVMLESEDDWNVVKDMLRESSERILNVWAHA; the protein is encoded by the coding sequence ATGGCTATTCAGTCGCAATCCACAGTGTCGCTACCAACATCAGTCACACAGTCGACACAGAGCTTACTGAATAGAAAAGTTTCTACTGAGGACTCACTATATCATATTTGCTTAACAATCCAGAAGCGACTGGAACTTTTGCCGCAGATTAGGCCATATCTCAATCTTGCGCATGCCAGTAGTGAGCTCCTGAGTGAGCGCCAGGCGCTCCTCTTATCGCAAAAACAGCAATTgagccagcagcaccaccGAAGCGTGGGCTCTGCGATGAGCGGTAACTCCGGCGCTGCAGGTGTCAAGAACGGACTGGATAGAAGAATAAGCTCGCTATccgccagcagcttcaatgAAGACCCTGAGGCCTCAAGTATAAGTGTGGAAGAAACTGTTGTCACATTCAGCATGGGCATTTTGCCCATTTCGATGGACTGCGACCCTGTGACCCAACTCTCCCAGTTATTTCAACAGGGTTCACCGCTTTGCATAATCTTCAATGCCGTCAAACCACAGTATAAGCTACCAGTGGTTTCTTCTGATGATTTGAAGATCTGCAAGAAATCCATTTATGATTTTATTTTAGCATGCAAGAAGTACTTCACGTTCAGCGATGAAGAGCTGTTCACAATTTCAGACGTTTTTTCCAATGACACCGAGCATTTTATAAAGGTCTTGGATGTCGTGAAAACTTTGATGGACTCTGCCCCTCAGGTTCTTCCCCAAATTCCTGTTGAACACATAAAATGGTCGAATACAGACCGCGGGAAGGTTGTACGAGAGTTCATCGAAACCGAAAGAAAGTATGTTTATGATCTTGAAATCCTTAACCAGTACAGGAACCAGCTCCTACAGAGAGGAATCATAAATTCAGAAGAGCTGTATATGCTTTTCCCCAATCTCAGCGATATCATCGATTTCCAAAGAAGGTTTCTGATATCAATGGAGATAAACGGTCAAGTGGACCCTTCGAAACAAAGAATTGGAGCTCTGTTCATGCACTCCAAGCATTTTTTTAAACTTTATGAACCCTGGTCTATTGGCCAAAATGCTGCGATAGATTTCATATCTTCCAGCTTCGACAAGATGGCAGGCTCTGATTTTGTTATTGGTAACAAGCTCGAATTGCAATCTTTCTTACTAAAGCCAGTTCAACGACTATGCAAGTACCCATTACTGCTCAAGGAGTTACTCCAGCAAGCGAAAGACAGCGCAAACTATAAGGAGCTTGAGTTGGCATGGgagatttcaaagagcaTTGCTAGGAGTATCAatgaaaaccaaagaagaactgaaaaTCACGAagttgtcaaaaagctttacgACCGAGTTGTTAATTGGAAAGGCTACCGCATAGCAAAATTTGGTGAGTTGTTATACTTCGACAAGGTTGCAATTTCAACTGGAAATGGGAACGAGTCAGAACATGAGTTTGAGGTTtatctttttgagaaaatcATCATCCTTTTTAGCGAATTAGTGCAAAAGAAGGGCAACTCAATCTCTTTAAAGAAGAAGGCAAGTTCAGCATCAACCATAACATTACAACACATGAGCGGGAGCGGAAACAATCTTAATAGCCACGGTTCGTCTGGGGATTCGAAACTCGACCTAAGAGGGCGGATTATGATAGTTAACCTCAACCAAGTCAGTCCTATCGACAACCGCAGCTTAAGCATTATTTGGGAGTCGCCAAAAGAGCAGGgcaactttgttttgaagttcaaaaatgagGAAACACGAGACAACTGGTGTAGTAGCCTTCAAAGCTTATTGCGCCAGATACGAAGTGAATCTCTTAAGAGCAGCAACAGTGACCGATCATCCTTTTCTTCGAATACATACTATCCGCACTATAGTATGAACTCGATCAACAGCAGCCAAAATCGCAGAATTTCAGACGTACTCCCAAAACAACACACTCATCAGTCTTTCGAAAATGAATACAGGTCTATCTCTGAAAATTATAGAACGTCCATCCCAGAATCAACGCTTTTGGTAAGAATCTCGTATCAAAATGACTTTTATACCGTTTTAGTCGAAGTTGATTCTGGCATTGATAACATGCTTCAGATCGTTAAACGGAAGCTAACCCATGTCGgaaatatttcaaaaatcaaatATCAAGATGAGGATGGCGACTACGTTATGCTTGAGAGCGAAGACGATTGGAATGTTGTCAAAGACATGCTCAGGGAGAGCAGCGAGCGTATTCTTAACGTGTGGGCACATGCTTGA
- the CIR2 gene encoding electron-transferring-flavoprotein dehydrogenase (similar to uniprot|Q08822 Saccharomyces cerevisiae YOR356W Hypothetical ORF) has translation MLKSRLLRLGQRFPTNRRAIASALPCFKTCCNVKPQVSYRRSFSTTTVKRQSVEVPFGKLTDEEQAALSEERAVDKVDVCIVGGGPAGLATAIRFKQLDNLQGTGELRVVVLEKSPDMGSHMVSGVIMEPRALRELFPESEFYDESGNGIPLPPSLVTPVASGQLKYLIGDFDLPVPEPPQMKNEGNYIGSLSQVVRYLAEKAEEVGVEIYPGISVSEVVYNDEGTAVVGVATKDMGISKEGKPKPSFERGMEFHARQTVFAEGCHGSLTKQIIKKFDLRKGRANQTYGLGIKEVWEIRPENFQKGFASHTMGYPLSNEVYGGGFIYHFGEGLAAVGLVVGLDYRNPYISPYQEFQKMKHHPYYKKFLEGGKCIEYGARALNEGGLQSVPKLNFPGGVLVGASAGFMNVPKIKGTHTAMKSGMLAAEAMFDSISKIPSIAELEERGIEKVVESPINLNSYEKAFKNSWVYDELYEVRNIRPSFNHALFGRLGGMAYSGIDSLLLRGQVAWTFNHHESDAFLTDPAEKYEPIDYPKPDNKISFDILTSVSRTGTFHNEDEQCHLRLPDQDLQKHAEKAYPKWKGIESRFCPAGVYEYVPDETSPLGVKFQINGQNCIHCKTCDIKVPTQDINWVVPEGGDGPKYTLT, from the coding sequence ATGCTTAAAAGCAGATTATTGCGGTTGGGGCAGCGCTTCCCCACTAACCGAAGGGCTATCGCTTCAGCGTTGccctgcttcaaaacttgctGTAATGTCAAGCCCCAGGTGTCTTACCGTCGCAGTTTTAGTACAACTACAGTGAAGCGGCAGTCGGTTGAAGTGCCCTTTGGGAAGTTAACAGATGAAGAGCAAGCGGCGCTTTCGGAAGAGCGAGCTGTCGACAAAGTCGATGTTTGCATTGTAGGCGGTGGACCAGCAGGCCTAGCAACTGCTATCAGGTTCAAACAGCTGGACAACTTGCAAGGTACGGGTGAGCTAAGAGTCGTAGTGTTAGAGAAGTCACCCGACATGGGTTCTCATATGGTATCTGGTGTTATAATGGAGCCCAGAGCACTCAGGGAGCTTTTTCCAGAAAGTGAATTTTACGACGAAAGCGGGAATGGAATTCCACTGCCACCAAGTCTCGTAACGCCAGTGGCTTCCGGGCAACTGAAATATTTGATTGGGGACTTTGATCTTCCTGTTCCTGAACCTCCTCAGATGAAAAATGAGGGCAACTATATTGGGTCCCTCAGTCAGGTTGTGAGATACTTGGCCGAAAAGGCCGAAGAGGTTGGGGTTGAAATCTACCCAGGCATTTCAGTGTCAGAAGTTGTATATAACGACGAGGGCACTGCAGTCGTGGGTGTTGCTACAAAAGACATGGGAATTTCCAAGGAAGGGAAGCCAaagccttcttttgaaagggGAATGGAGTTCCATGCCAGACAGACCGTGTTCGCGGAGGGATGTCATGGCTCTTTGACAAAGCAAAtaatcaaaaagtttgatttgAGGAAAGGAAGAGCTAATCAGACCTACGGTCTAGGCATTAAGGAGGTTTGGGAAATTAGGCCagaaaactttcaaaagggaTTTGCCTCTCATACAATGGGTTACCCGTTATCTAACGAAGTTTACGGCGGAGGCTTCATATATCATTTTGGGGAAGGCCTTGCAGCAGTAGGTCTAGTTGTTGGCCTAGACTACAGAAATCCATACATCTCACCCTATCAAGAGTTTCAGAAAATGAAGCATCATCCTTATtacaagaagttcttggaggGCGGAAAATGCATTGAATACGGTGCTCGCGCGCTAAATGAAGGCGGTTTGCAATCTGTTCCAAAATTGAATTTCCCAGGTGGTGTGCTCGTCGGTGCTTCCGCAGGCTTCATGAACGTGCCAAAAATTAAAGGAACGCACACTGCAATGAAGTCGGGTATGTTAGCTGCCGAAGCCATGTTTGActccatttcaaaaatccCAAGTATTGCCgaattggaagaaagaggaatCGAAAAGGTCGTGGAATCACCCATTAATCTGAACTCTTACGAAAAAGCATTCAAGAATTCTTGGGTTTACGACGAGCTCTATGAAGTTCGTAATATTAGACCCTCATTCAACCATGCTCTATTCGGCCGTCTTGGGGGAATGGCCTACTCTGGAATAGATTCATTACTGTTGAGAGGACAAGTTGCTTGGACCTTCAATCACCATGAGTCAGATGCTTTCCTCACTGACCCTGCAGAGAAGTACGAACCAATTGACTATCCCAAGCCAGACAATAAAATTTCCTTTGACATTCTTACGTCGGTCTCCCGCACAGGTACGTTTCATAATGAAGATGAGCAATGCCATTTGAGGCTCCCTGATCAAGACCTACAAAAGCATGCCGAAAAGGCTTATCCAAAATGGAAGGGGATTGAATCAAGGTTTTGTCCTGCTGGAGTTTATGAGTACGTGCCCGACGAAACAAGTCCCCTAGGTGTCAAGTTCCAAATCAATGGCCAAAATTGTATTCACTGTAAAACCTGTGATATTAAAGTTCCTACTCAAGATATCAATTGGGTTGTCCCTGAGGGTGGCGATGGACCCAAATATACTTTGACATAG
- the GDS1 gene encoding Gds1p (similar to uniprot|P41913 Saccharomyces cerevisiae YOR355W GDS1 Protein of unknown function required for growth on glycerol as a carbon source), whose translation MALTNSRPLQMPALENEALHNSASPVFQPSSLRSSARSSCSESTSEMDHALSTSDTSEGASDTRLTRKDVLALKRSATASPLTPTGAVSELSKLVPVTGQRPKPTKKDLFMDDDILLAIFVILYEKDPNQEGVTVKQLCDYLVDKHPDMAGASTKLSNLISAKLNAYVKKVEKGEKTLKYALSRQWSEGSPRRMVYVYRGILAPDYKSHTQSMSSQRQDAKQTGKSTTSSSKKAHGLSNNATDANMDYSLTESKVSNQAKGTFSINNNSFTINSFGSDFNIPYAASPVTMRMMPNLAPNAFQDDQLSKAARDRRPKTSLSGPPSKKPNLQASPVVPPYITAAAAAPRLSKGVPKRNAASGELLNAAASSIQKLTAFPKQGEASCITDIALVPLAPTTTCPSWLQTIQSGFLLEDIESPEAVSLEDLDGLLG comes from the coding sequence ATGGCATTAACCAATTCCAGGCCACTTCAGATGCCTGCTCTGGAGAATGAGGCCCTTCACAATTCTGCGTCGCCCGTTTTTCAGCCCAGCTCTCTCAGGAGCTCAGCTAGGAGCAGCTGTTCCGAAAGCACATCGGAAATGGATCACGCCCTTTCGACCTCTGATACCAGCGAAGGGGCCTCAGACACACGTTTAACAAGAAAAGATGTGTTAGCTCTAAAGCGTTCCGCCACAGCATCGCCTCTAACCCCCACCGGGGCCGTCTCTGAGCTTTCCAAGCTAGTTCCTGTGACAGGACAAAGACCAAAACCCACGAAAAAGGATCTATTTATGGATGATGACATTTTGTTGGCGATCTTTGTCATACTGTATGAAAAGGATCCCAACCAAGAAGGTGTCACTGTCAAGCAGTTATGCGATTACTTGGTTGACAAACACCCTGATATGGCAGGCGCATCAACGAAGCTTTCGAATTTGATTTCCGCAAAGCTCAACGCCTatgtcaaaaaagttgaaaaaggtgaGAAAACTCTGAAATACGCTTTGTCGAGACAGTGGTCTGAAGGTTCTCCTAGACGAATGGTGTACGTTTACCGCGGTATTCTTGCACCAGATTACAAGTCGCACACCCAGTCCATGTCCTCCCAAAGACAGGATGCTAAACAAACAGGGAAGTCTACTACGAGCTCCTCTAAAAAGGCACATGGTCTTTCAAACAATGCTACTGATGCCAACATGGACTATTCCTTGACAGAATCGAAAGTCTCCAATCAAGCTAAGGGCACCTTCAGCATaaacaacaacagcttCACAATAAACTCTTTTGGGAGCGATTTCAACATCCCATATGCTGCTTCTCCCGTTACCATGAGGATGATGCCTAACTTGGCACCAAATGCTTTCCAGGATGACCAATTATCGAAGGCAGCTAGAGACCGGAGGCCAAAGACTTCTCTGTCTGGCCCTCCAAGCAAAAAACCAAACTTACAAGCCAGCCCTGTAGTACCACCTTACATCACGGCTGCGGCTGCGGCTCCGCGGTTATCAAAAGGAGTGCCAAAGAGAAATGCGGCTTCAGGCgagcttttgaatgcaGCTGCTTCTAGTATACAAAAGCTAACCGCCTTTCCAAAACAAGGTGAGGCCTCATGTATTACTGACATAGCGCTGGTACCGCTTGCGCCTACCACCACTTGTCCTTCATGGCTACAAACCATACAGTCCGgttttttgcttgaagataTTGAGTCTCCCGAAGCCGTTTCTTTAGAGGACTTGGATGGGCTTCTCGGATGA